The uncultured Cohaesibacter sp. genomic sequence GCGTGAAGATGTGCCTTTGACGACCATGCTTGCACCAGCTCGCATCGCATTGACCAAACGGGCTTCTTCTGCCGCATTCTCAAGCCAGGCTCCATCGCCGGACGTATATAAGGAGAATGTATCCGACCCGACCTGAATGGAGGTCTTGGACCCTTCTTTATAAGGATAGCCGGTGATCACATTGACTTCTTCACGAACACCTTCGCGCGGGCGCGTGGTGATGAAGAAGTAAACCGGATCGCGGTTTACATTCTTTGGTTCCATGTCTTTGGGTTGGCTGACCGCAAAGCACA encodes the following:
- a CDS encoding invasion associated locus B family protein; the encoded protein is MKSVKILGAATLLALSATAAYAQGAATRVEQFKDWGAYVFNDPQRGKMCFAVSQPKDMEPKNVNRDPVYFFITTRPREGVREEVNVITGYPYKEGSKTSIQVGSDTFSLYTSGDGAWLENAAEEARLVNAMRAGASMVVKGTSSRGTLTVDTYSLSGVTAATRKALAECQ